Within the Trichoderma breve strain T069 chromosome 3, whole genome shotgun sequence genome, the region CACGCCTGGAGGTATGGCATGCGAGATGCTTCACCAAATGTAATTGGACTAGAAAGACTACCTTCCTTATCCATATTGTCGATCTCCTCACGCAACTTTTCATAGCACCGCTTATTCTTGCACAAATAATAGAACATTGAGCGCAGTGAAATCGCGGTAGTATCACTTCCAGCAAATCTGTACATATGTAAGTGACTGAGAATAGATGTTCAGAGGGGAGCACCCACACATTTGACGCCGCATGATTCAGCAGGTCTCCGTTTGTCATGACTTCTTCGCTATCACGGACACGCCTGAAGCGATCAAGCAAGTCATGGTTCTGATCACTGGAGGATAGAGATTTGCCCATGGTGCGCTTTTCAAGCTGAGATGCTGCGAATTTGACTATAGAACGCACCGTGTTCAACTTAGCTACTAATGGAACTGCTTGGGCACATGCGGCGATAAAGTTGTTTCCGAGAAGAAACTTGTGAAGAAATGGAACTTGGCCTATTATTGAGTTGTAAACAAGTCGGCCTTCAATGGCATTGATTATGCCGTCAACatctttttctgtttccaTGAAACCTTGTCGTGTCGAAAAGGTTAGTGAAGTGATGACATCGAACGCATACCAATGAAGCCATGTACCAAAGTCCACActttggccttgttttctGTTGAGTTTACTTATAAGTATCTCGATGCAAATGTCCGTCAATGGCTCTAGCTCTACCAGAGAAGTCATCGAGAATGCGCTGGCAACCGGCCTCTTTAGAGACTTGTGCGCTTTTTCATCTCGGATTGAAAACAGGGTGGGAAATCTGACTCCATGAGGAGTAATCGCATCGAA harbors:
- a CDS encoding cytochrome p450 domain-containing protein, which gives rise to MLQAITRYGLFLALIGAAAYSFRIRYRKGLQDIPGPFWASILSFDRVITTASGKQQHKHLQYHNTYGPFVRVGPNHVSISRGEFITQIYGIGNAYPKSEFYSVFDAITPHGVRFPTLFSIRDEKAHKSLKRPVASAFSMTSLVELEPLTDICIEILISKLNRKQGQSVDFGTWLHWYAFDVITSLTFSTRQGFMETEKDVDGIINAIEGRLVYNSIIGQVPFLHKFLLGNNFIAACAQAVPLVAKLNTVRSIVKFAASQLEKRTMGKSLSSSDQNHDLLDRFRRVRDSEEVMTNGDLLNHAASNVFAGSDTTAISLRSMFYYLCKNKRCYEKLREEIDNMDKEGSLSSPITFGEASRMPYLQACMKEAMRLHPAVGQMLERVVPEQGAQFGQHWLPPGTIVGINPWVVSRERTVYGEDVDDFRPERWLDATPEAAKYMQRNFLAFGSGGRSCLGKNISLLEMSKLVPELLRRFDIELSSPMTDWTLNTFWFVKQTDLFCNIKKRPTSE